The Panicum hallii strain FIL2 chromosome 9, PHallii_v3.1, whole genome shotgun sequence genome has a window encoding:
- the LOC112877808 gene encoding uncharacterized protein LOC112877808 has product MSQQGDPFFPDQPDPPSNTTDLHEFSFDDFLAEEEIIGDVVDDATKILKRSIEALQEVAYDPRSGPRQYIKRPREQYHRLLVDDYFSVNPLYPANIFRRRFRMSRPFLRIVDELSKWSDYITTKVDALHRQGLTPLQKCTVAIRQLANGSTADHLDEHLKIGESIGLEAMKMFVKGVIAVFGEYYLRCPTVECLLNIGESRSFPGMFQCLGALTVCNGSGNDIPMYGRANSLMVIKKSQP; this is encoded by the coding sequence ATGTCACAACAGGGTGATCCTTTCTTTCCTGACCAACCTGATCCACCAAGCAACACCACCGACCTCCATGAGTTCTCCTTTGATGACTTCCTAGCCGAGGAAGAAATTATAGGTGACGTCGTCGACGATGCAACCAAAATTCTGAAGCGTAGCATCGAAGCTCTCCAAGAAGTGGCGTATGATCCTCGAAGTGGTCCGAGGCAGTATATCAAAAGGCCAAGGGAGCAGTATCATCGACTTTTGGTAGATGACTATTTTTCAGTTAATCCATTGTATCCTGCCAATATTTTTCGTCGGAGATTTCGTATGTCAAGGCCATTTCTACGCATCGTTGATGAGCTAAGCAAATGGTCTGATTATATCACTACAAAGGTTGATGCTCTTCATCGTCAAGGTCTAACACCATTGCAGAAATGTACAGTAGCTATTCGTCAATTAGCTAATGGCAGTACCGCAGATCATCTAGATGAACATCTAAAGATTGGTGAAAGTATTGGATTAGAGGCAATGAAGATGTTTGTCAAAGGTGTTATTGCAGTTTTTGGTGAATACTATTTGAGGTGCCCTACTGTAGAGTGTTTGCTTAATATTGGTGAGAGTCGAAGTTTTCCTGGCATGTTCCAATGTTTGGGAGCATTAACTGTATGCAATGGTAGTGGAAACGATATCCCAATGTATGGAAGGGCCAATTCACTCATGGTGATCAAAAAGTCCCAACCATAA
- the LOC112877025 gene encoding uncharacterized protein LOC112877025, whose amino-acid sequence MAMGLPGLRCCHLPARGTLPPLGPGLPRRSLPRASALRYSSLQAQAGDSIGEEVLRMFLEERQLHGDFVTKISDMVWRRTGANVDAVEATAVQGSAADVAQPEDVQEDVAGEGVLRLAATRDWVYGDSSPPLSKRRSAKDRQNESDKRKELNLLKYEALKDELLLLTTGIGAACSLYCLLVFSLETAVSYAFGVGFSCLYLQLLCRHTDNLSKEDIPEVFLKKKVKKIGITSEDLKNTIEKTLGGAGVALSSPRLVIPAVIFGMSALSDHFQNSFFSFEVLPGMMGFLAYKAAALVQVYRDNEDLRLILPEEEDADSNSA is encoded by the exons ATGGCCATGGGGCTCCCAGGCCTCCGCTGCTGCCACCTCCCCGCGCGCGGCACGCTCCCTCCCCTCGGCCCCGGCCTCCCTCGCAGGTCCCTCCCGCGGGCTTCGGCTCTCCGCTACTCCTCCCTCCAAGCCCAAG CTGGGGACAGTATCGGGGAGGAGGTCCTGCGCATGTTCCTCGAGGAGAGGCAGCTGCACGGCGATTTCGTCACGAAAATCTCTGACATGGTCTGGAGGAGGACTGGCGCAAATGTTGATGCGGTAGAGGCGACCGCGGTCCAAGGGAGTGCTGCGGATGTCGCTCAGCCTGAAGAT GTCCAGGAAGATGTCGCAGGTGAGGGTGTGTTGAGACTAGCGGCAACCAGAGATTGGGTGTACGGTGACAGCAGCCCGCCTCTGAGCAAGAGGCGTTCTGCTAAG GATAGGCAGAATGAGAGCGACAAAAGGAAGGAGCTGAACCTTTTGAAATATGAAGCA CTCAAGGATGAATTGTTGCTCTTAACTACAGGAATTGGAGCTGCATGTAGTTTATACTGTCTCCTGGTCTTTTCTCTCGAG ACTGCTGTCAGTTATGCTTTTGGGGTTGGTTTCAG TTGCCTGTATCTTCAACTTCTATGTCGGCACACAGATAACCTGTCAAAGGAAGATATTCCAGAAGTTTTTCTAAAGAAGAAAGTCAAGAA AATCGGCATTACAAGTGAAGATTTGAAGAACACAATAGAGAAGACATTGGGTGGTGCTGGAGTAGCTCTTTCATCCCCAAGGCTTGTTATTCCTGCTGTGATTTTTGGAATGTCAGCTTTATCAGATCACTTCCAAAATAGCTTTTTCAGTTTTGAG GTTCTTCCGGGTATGATGGGTTTCCTCGCATACAAGGCTGCAGCTTTGGTTCAAGTCTACAGAGATAACGAGGACCTGCGATTGATACTTCCTGAGGAAGAGGACGCTGACAGCAACAGCGCTTGA